The genomic window TATAATTATCTTCTATTTCTATTTTTTCTTTTAGATACTTGCCAGTTATGGAATAAGGATTATGAATAATTTCCTGAGGTGTACCATAAGCCACCACTTTCCCCCCTTTTTCTCCTCCTTCCGGGCCTAAGTCAATGATATAATCTGCTCTTTTAATGATGTCTAAATCATGTTCTATGACAACCACCGTATTACCCAAACCCACCAATCTATCTATAATGGATAGTAGTTTGTTTATATCGTCTGGGTGCAATCCCACAGAAGGCTCATCCAGAAGATATAGTGTTTTTCCAGTTTGAGGATGAATGAGTTCACGCACCAGTTTTATTCTCTGTGCTTCTCCTCCAGAAAGTGTAGTTGCACTCTGCCCTAATTTTATATAACCTAACCCTATATCTCTCAACAGTTTAAGTTTTTTCTCAATACGCACAATGTTCTTAAAGAATAACCATGCTTCTTCTACCGTCATATCTAAAACATCGGCTATACTTTTTCCTTTGTATTTTATCCTTAAAGTTTCCTCATTGTATCTCTTGCCTCCACAGGCATCACAACTTACATATACATCAGGAAGAAACTGCATCTCTATCTTTACAGATCCTTCTCCCCTACATCTTTCACATCTTCCTCCTTTCACATTGAAACTAAAACGAGCGGGTGTGTATCCTGCCATCTTTGATTCAGGAAGTTGCGCATAAAGTTCTCTTATGTCTGTAAATACCCCCGTATATGTGGCAGGATTAGACCTTGGTGTTTTTCCAATGGGGCTCTGATCCACATGAATAATCTTGTCTATATTTTCAATTCCCTCAATATTCTTACATTTTTCCTCAGAAGCATCTAACCCATATAAAATGTTCATTGCGCATGGATAAAGGGTGTCAAATATAAGTGAAGATTTGCCTGAACCCGAAGGACCGGTTACGCACACAAATATACCCAACGGTATGTCCACATCAATATTTTTCAAATTGTGTTCCTTAGCCCCTATTATACGAAGATAATTTTTCGCTTTTCTAAAACGAAGATTTTTCTCTATACATTTTTTTTTGGATAAATAGAGTCCGGTTAATGCATCACTTTTTTCTATGTCCTTCGGTGTTCCACGGGCTACCACCTTTCCTCCGTATATGCCTGCACTAGGACCCATATCTATCACCCAATCTGCTGCTTTAATAATAGCTTCATTATGTTCCACCACTATCACTGTATTATCATTATCCTGCAGAGATTTTAAGGTATTTATAAGTCTGCAAGTATCAGAAGCGTGTAATCCTATAGACGGTTCATCCAATATATACAAAACTCCTGTTAGCTTTGAGCCGGCCTGAGTGGCCAATCTAATACGCTGTGACTCTCCTCCTGAAAGAGTATATGCAGAACGAGAAAGCGTAAGGTAATCTAACCCTACATTTATAAGAAAATTAAGACGATTTTTAATCTCTTCTAACAAATTTCCTGCTATCTTTTTTTCCCAGGGCGTAAACTCTTTTTCTAAATTTAAGAAGAATTTATACGCCTCCGATACAGGCATATCCGTAATGTCAACGATATTTTTATCTTGAATCCTTACAGACAAACTCTCTTTGTTTAATCTTTTTCCCTTACATTCTGGACAGGTGAATTCTTTCATCAGCTCTTTAATCTCTCTGCGTACGATAGATGATTCTGTTTCCACAAATTGCTTACCAATCAAATTTATCACACCTTCAAACGGCTTCTTGTAGGTATGCAAATTACCATCTCTTTTGAAGTAAAATTCTATTTCTTTTCCTGCTGTTCCATGAAGGATAATATCTTTTTCTCTTTCTGAAAGTTCTTTAAATGGCTTATACATGTCTATATCAAAATATTCACACACCTCTCTCAATATCACCTGGTAAAACTTGTAATGTTTTCTTTTCCATGGCTTTATTGCCCCTTCCCTTAAACTCAAATTTTCATCAGGGATGAGTTTTTTTATATCCAGCATATGTTTTACACCCAGACCTCCGCACAACTTACAGGCTCCTTGAGGATTATTAAAAGAAAAACTTTGGGGAGTAATCTTCTTATAACTTATTCCACACGCTGGACATGCAAGTTTTTCCGAAAATATCTCATCTTGCTTATCTGATTCAGAAGTGTAAACAAAACCATTCCCTTTTTTTAAAGCCAACTCAACAGATTGATAAAGCCGTGAGTCTAAATCATCTCTTATTAAAAGCCTGTCTATAACCAAAAACAGGTTGTGTTTTTTATTCTTATTCAATTTTATTTCATCTTCCAATAGGTAATATTTCCCATCTATTCTTACTCTAACAAAACCCTCTTTTTTCAAATTCTCCAAAATATCTAAAAATTCACCCTTCCTTCCCAAAACAACAGGAGCAAGAATAATAATCTTTTTATCTTTTCTTTTTTTAATTTTCTCCACAATATCCGAGGTTTTTGAGATACTATGGGACGTCCACACTTATAACAATAAGGTTTCCCTATATGGGCAAACAAAAGCCTCAGATAATCATAGCTTTCTGTAATTGTACCTACGGTTGAACGGGGATTAGAAGATACACCACGTTGATTAATAGCGATAGCAGGAGAAAGCCCTTCAATTGATTCTACATTGGGCTTTTCTATCCTCTCTAAAAATTGACGAGCATAACTGCTCAGAGATTCTACATATCTTCTTTGACCTTCAGCATATAAAATATCAAAAGCAAGTGTTGATTTACCAGAACCGGAAGGGCCGGTTATAACTATTAACTTGAATTTCGGTATGTCCGCAGAGACATTCTTTAAGTTGTTTACACACGCACCCCTTACCTTTATCCACTTCATGCCACCCCTTTTGCCAAATCTTTAAATGTCATAGTATTGCTGAAGAAACTCATCTTTATTGTCATCCCAGCAGGGCCATTTCTCTGTTTTCCAATCTTTATTCTCGCAATGTTTTTTTCCTGTGTCTTTTCATTATACATTTCGTCTCTGTATATAAACAGAATAACATCTGCATCTTGTTCTATTGCCCCCGACTCACGCAGGTCGGCAAGCATAGGCATTTTATTATCCCTGGACTCCACCCCTCTGTTGAGTTGAGAAACAGCAATAACAGGTATGTTCAACTCTTTTGCCAAAATCTTCAAAGAGCGGGAAATTTCTGTTATTTCCTGAACCCGAGATTCTGTCTTCATGCCTTTCATAAGCTGGAGATAATCAACAATAATCAGAGATATATTTTTTTCTAATTTTATCTTTCTTGCCTTTGCCCTTATATCTAATACAGAAAGCATCGGGCTATCATCTATGTATATGGATAAGTTTCTTAGATGATCAAATGCATTGGGAAGTTTATCCCATTCTTCTTTTCTCATATAACCTGTGCGCAGGTGATAATTATCTATACCGGAGACAGAAGAAACTACTCTCAATACAAGCTGCTTCACAGACATCTCCAAACTGAATACGGCTACAGCTTGTCCAGTGCTGGCTGCATTTATTGCAACATTCAATGCAAATGCTGTCTTCCCCATTGATGGTCTGCCAGCAACGATAATAAGATCTCCTTTCTGAAATCCACTCGTATATTTATCTAAATCTGCAAACCCTGAAGGCACTCCGGTATAGGTGATGTTTCCTTGAGACAGTCTTTGGAGATATTGCTCTGTTTCCTCCGTTGTATCCGACAAAGCTACAAATCCAGAACTTAATCTTTCCTCGCAAACATCAAATATCTTTTCCTGAGCAAGATCTACTGCTTCTTCCACATTTTCCGGCTCACTATAGCATACAGTTGAAATAGTGGTACAAACATCTATAAGCCTTCTTAAAACGGATTTTTTCCGTATAATTTCTGCATAATAAGAAGCGTTGGATGCAGTGGGAAGAACATCAGGCAACTCCAGACAGTAACTGTATCCACCTGCTGAATCCAATATTCCATCTTCCTTTAACTTATTGGTTAATGTTATCACATCGATAGGATTTCCCTGTTCATACAATCTTGCCATAGTTTTAAACAATATGCTGTTCCGTTTATCAAAAAAGTCTTCTACCCTAACATTTTCCAAAACATCCGCCATTACAGCATTGTTCAGCAGGATAGAACACAGAACAGCTCTTTCTGCTTCTATGGCTTGAGGATAGATTTTAATATCGCTCATTCTTGCTTTTCTTTTTCTTCTTCTGCCTCTATAACAATCTTCAAATTCGCCTTTATGCCTCTGTAAAGAGCAACTTCCACCAGATATTCACCTATCTTTTTCATGTCTTGCTTTAATCTAATAGTCTTTCTTCCAATATCAATCCCTTTATCTAAAAGAGCCTCAGATATTTCCTGAGACGTTACCGCACCAAATAATTTCCCTTCTTTCCCCACTTTCCTCTTAAAATCAAGGCTAACCTTCTCAATTTGTTCCTTTAAATTTTGAGTGTCTCTTATCTTTTTTTCCGCCTTCTTCAAAATACTTTTTTCCTTTTCCTGAAAGCTTTTTATACTCTTTTTTGTCGCTGGAAACGCTAATTTTCGCGGAACGAGATAATTCCTGGCAAATCCATTAGCTACCTCTTTAATATCACCTGCATAAGCTGTTCCTTCTACATCTTCTATAAAAATTACCTTCACCGTCTCCCCCTAACGACTTAATTCTCTTTTACTTGCCGAAAATGGTAAAAGAGCCATCATTCTTGCCTTTTTTATCACTTTAGTAAGAACTCTTTGATGTTTAGCACAAGTACCTGATGCCCTCCCAGGAAGGATTTTACATCTCTCCGTGATAAATTTGGAAAGAAGACCTACATCCTTATAATCAACATCATTCAGTTTATTTACACAAAAATGGCACACCTTCTTCTTAAAAAAAGAATAATTCTTGTTCTTATACTTGTCGTTTTGTTTTTTATAACGGAACATCGTCTTTCTCCTCGCTTCCTTGAGATGTATCTTCTCTGTTTTTAAATGTACTATTTATAAACTGCACCGTTTGCGCTGTTATTTCATGTTTATAATGCTTCCTTCCCTCTTGATCCTCCCATGTTCTATAACGCAACCTCCCGTCTACTAACACCGGTCGCCCTTTAGAAAGGTATTCGTGAACGTTTTCTGCCTGTTTGCCAAAAACCGTAACATCTATAAAGCATGTTTCTTTTACGGTTTCACCACTCCGCTTAAACTGCGTGTTCACCGCCAGACCAAATGAACAAACAGCCATGCCTGAAGGAAGAAAGCGCAATTCCGGATCTCTAGTAAGGTTGCCCATCAAAATCACCTTGTTATAATAAGCCATTATTTTGCCTCACTTTTATATTTCTCTACATCCTTTTTAAGCATCTTACTAACCATAAACCTTATTATATCTTCCATAAACTTCAATTTTGCACCTATTATACGAG from Deltaproteobacteria bacterium includes these protein-coding regions:
- the dnaB gene encoding replicative DNA helicase, producing MSDIKIYPQAIEAERAVLCSILLNNAVMADVLENVRVEDFFDKRNSILFKTMARLYEQGNPIDVITLTNKLKEDGILDSAGGYSYCLELPDVLPTASNASYYAEIIRKKSVLRRLIDVCTTISTVCYSEPENVEEAVDLAQEKIFDVCEERLSSGFVALSDTTEETEQYLQRLSQGNITYTGVPSGFADLDKYTSGFQKGDLIIVAGRPSMGKTAFALNVAINAASTGQAVAVFSLEMSVKQLVLRVVSSVSGIDNYHLRTGYMRKEEWDKLPNAFDHLRNLSIYIDDSPMLSVLDIRAKARKIKLEKNISLIIVDYLQLMKGMKTESRVQEITEISRSLKILAKELNIPVIAVSQLNRGVESRDNKMPMLADLRESGAIEQDADVILFIYRDEMYNEKTQEKNIARIKIGKQRNGPAGMTIKMSFFSNTMTFKDLAKGVA
- the rplI gene encoding 50S ribosomal protein L9 is translated as MKVIFIEDVEGTAYAGDIKEVANGFARNYLVPRKLAFPATKKSIKSFQEKEKSILKKAEKKIRDTQNLKEQIEKVSLDFKRKVGKEGKLFGAVTSQEISEALLDKGIDIGRKTIRLKQDMKKIGEYLVEVALYRGIKANLKIVIEAEEEKEKQE
- a CDS encoding 30S ribosomal protein S18 is translated as MFRYKKQNDKYKNKNYSFFKKKVCHFCVNKLNDVDYKDVGLLSKFITERCKILPGRASGTCAKHQRVLTKVIKKARMMALLPFSASKRELSR
- the ssb gene encoding single-stranded DNA-binding protein, which encodes MAYYNKVILMGNLTRDPELRFLPSGMAVCSFGLAVNTQFKRSGETVKETCFIDVTVFGKQAENVHEYLSKGRPVLVDGRLRYRTWEDQEGRKHYKHEITAQTVQFINSTFKNREDTSQGSEEKDDVPL